One segment of Taeniopygia guttata chromosome 17, bTaeGut7.mat, whole genome shotgun sequence DNA contains the following:
- the RALGDS gene encoding ral guanine nucleotide dissociation stimulator isoform X3 yields the protein MSSPSIPGKMEAKPLFNVQKALVQPVQMCMLDIPLSVQDDDSSTQEIGEELEDGVIYSISLRKVQLHHTANKGQRWLGFENESALNLYETCKVRTIKAGTLEKLVEYLVSAFKGNDSTYVTIFLCTYRAFATTKQVLDLLLNRYGKLHVQANGDHARHTVDERMELKNTISSILGAWLDQYSEDFRKPPDFACLKQLISYVRHNIPGSDLERRARILLAQFQQQEQSEAEAEAVDHGSCTFQLVEENGVGDGKPDFLSFSPEMVAEQFTLMDAELFKKVVPYHCLGCIWSQRDKKGKEHLAPTIRATVSQFNSVANCVIATCLGDRSLKPQQRAKVVERWIEVARECRILKNFSSLRAILSALQCNAVHRLKKTWDEVLRESFRTFHELSEIFSDENNHSLSRELLIKEGTSKFATLEINPKRAQKRQQQQREMGVMQGTIPYLGTFLTDLVMLDTAMKDFLDGGLINFEKRRKEFEVIAQIKLLQSACNNYSFTQEDQFVEWFHSLERLSEAESYGLSCEIEPLSESASNTLKAKKNTGIIKRWSDRQPPSTEPCASGSSHSKSFDQLKCGQYLCSGDATDSVSVTSAGSSSSDVEEINISFIPESPDCQEKKVSEIPLASLPQRWYAPSVADGEAKPTVSSASPLLPALQFWESTSLSSLDTSGIGSGSSSASSSSVSSTPVTASRTHKRSVSGISSYSSLSLPLYNQQVDDCCIIRVSLAVDNGNMYKSILVTSQDKTPVVIRKAMAKHNLDGDRPEDYELVQIISEERELKIPDNANVFYAMNSAANYDFVLKKRGFSKGVKIKHGSSSTLPRMKQKGLKIAKGIF from the exons AGCTCCACACAGGAGATCGGAGAAGAGCTGGAGGATGGAGTGATCTACAGCATATCCCTCCGGAAAGTGCAGCTCCATCACACGGCCAACAAAGGGCAGCGCTGGCTGGGG TTTGAGAATGAGTCAGCCTTAAACCTCTACGAGACGTGCAAGGTGCGGACGATAAAAGCCGGGACCTTGGAGAAGCTGGTGGAGTACCTGGTCTCAGCCTTCAAGGGCAATGACTCCACCTATGTCACCATCTTCCTGTGCACCTACCGGGCCTTCGCCACCACCAAGCAAGTGCTGGACCTGCTGCTGAACAG GTATGGCAAACTCCACGTGCAGGCAAACGGGGACCACGCCAGGCACACTGTGGACGAGAGGATGGAGCTGAAGAA CACCATCTCCTCCATCCTGGGGGCCTGGCTGGACCAGTACTCAGAGGATTTCCGCAAGCCCCCCGACTTTGCCTGCCTCAAGCAGCTCATCTCCTACGTGCGCCACAACATCCCCGGCTCTGACCTGGAGCGCCGCGCCCGCATCCTGCTGGCCCAGTtccagcagcaagagcagagcGAGGCCGAGGCTGAAG CTGTGGACCATGGCAGCTGCACCTTCCAGCTGGTGGAAGAGAACGGGGTTGGGGATGGGAAGCCAGatttcctctccttctctccagAGATGGTGGCAGAGCAGTTCACACTGATGGATGCT GAGCTGTTCAAGAAAGTGGTGCCTTACCACTGCCTGGGCTGTATCTGGTCCCAGAGGGACAAGAAGGGCAAAGAGCACCTGGCCCCCACCATCCGTGCCACGGTCTCCCAGTTCAACAGTGTGGCCAACTGTGTCATCGCCACTTGTCTCGGGGACAGGTCCCTGAAGCCACAGCAGAGAGCCAAGGTGGTGGAGCGGTGGATCGAAGTGGCGCGG GAGTGCCGCATCCTGAAGAACTTCTCCTCCCTCCGAGCCATCCTCTCGGCCCTGCAGTGCAACGCTGTGCACCGGCTGAAGAAGACCTGGGACGAGGTCCTGCG GGAGAGCTTCCGCACCTTCCATGAGCTCTCGGAGATCTTCTCCGACGAGAACAACCACTCGCTGAGCCGGGAGCTTCTCATCAAG GAGGGCACATCCAAATTTGCCACCTTGGAGATCAACCCCAAGAGGGCTCAGaagcggcagcagcagcagcgagaGATG GGCGTGATGCAGGGCACTATTCCCTACCTTGGCACCTTCCTCACGGACCTGGTGATGCTGGACACGGCCATGAAGGATTTCCTGGAT ggTGGGCTGATCAACTTtgagaagagaaggaag GAATTCGAAGTCATTGCACAGATCAAGCTGCTCCAGTCAGCCTGCAACAACTACAGCTTCACACAGGAGGACCAGTTCGTGGAGTGGTTCCACAGCCTGGAGCGGCTCAGCGAGGCCGAGAG ctATGGGCTGTCGTGTGAGATTGAGCCACTGTCAGAGTCGGCCAGCAACACACTGAAGGCCAAGAAAAACACGGGCATCATCAAGAGATGGAGCGA CCGGCAGCCACCGAGCACCGAGCCCTGTGCCAGCGGCAGCTCCCACTCGAAATCCTTCGACCAGCTCAAGTGTGGGCAGTACCTGTGCAGTGGGGACGCCACTGACTCGGTGAGCGTCACCTCCGCCGGCTCCAGCAGCTCCGACGTCGAGGAGATCAACATCAGCTTCATCCCCGAGTCCCCTGACTGCCAGGAGAAGAAG GTCAGTGAGATCCCTCTGGCCTCCCTCCCCCAGCGCTGGTACGCCCCGTCTGTGGCCGATGGAGAAGCTAAACCCACTGTGTCCTCCGCatcccctctcctccctgccctccagTTCTGGGAATCCACCTCCCTCTCTTCCCTGGACACGTCAGGCATCGGCTCAGGCTCCAGCAGTGCCTCCTCCTCTTCCGTCTCCTCCACGCCGGTGACGGCCTCCCGCACACACAAGCGCTCGGTCTCCGGCATCTCCAGCTACTCCTCACTCTCGCTGCCCCTCTACAACCAGCAGGTCGACGACTGTTGCATCATCCGAGTCAGCCTGGCTGTGGACAACGGCAACATGTACAAGAGCATCCTG GTGACGAGCCAGGACAAGACCCCCGTGGTTATTCGCAAGGCCATGGCCAAACACAACCTGGATGGGGATCGGCCTGAAGACTATGAGCTTGTCCAGATCATCTCAGAGGAgagag AACTGAAGATCCCCGACAACGCCAATGTCTTCTACGCCATGAACTCCGCTGCCAACTATGACTTTGTGCTCAAGAAGCGGGGCTTCTCCAAGGGGGTGAAGATCAAGCACGGCTCCAGCTCCACCCTGCCCAGGATGAAGCAGAAAGGCCTGAAGATCGCCAAGGGCATCTTCTAG
- the RALGDS gene encoding ral guanine nucleotide dissociation stimulator isoform X2, whose translation MVSRRRAPPHHVPAGPERMFEGCRRARSLWGGVRLEVAGESSPVVLHSFTQLDPDLPPLESSTQEIGEELEDGVIYSISLRKVQLHHTANKGQRWLGFENESALNLYETCKVRTIKAGTLEKLVEYLVSAFKGNDSTYVTIFLCTYRAFATTKQVLDLLLNRYGKLHVQANGDHARHTVDERMELKNTISSILGAWLDQYSEDFRKPPDFACLKQLISYVRHNIPGSDLERRARILLAQFQQQEQSEAEAEAVDHGSCTFQLVEENGVGDGKPDFLSFSPEMVAEQFTLMDAELFKKVVPYHCLGCIWSQRDKKGKEHLAPTIRATVSQFNSVANCVIATCLGDRSLKPQQRAKVVERWIEVARECRILKNFSSLRAILSALQCNAVHRLKKTWDEVLRESFRTFHELSEIFSDENNHSLSRELLIKEGTSKFATLEINPKRAQKRQQQQREMGVMQGTIPYLGTFLTDLVMLDTAMKDFLDGGLINFEKRRKEFEVIAQIKLLQSACNNYSFTQEDQFVEWFHSLERLSEAESYGLSCEIEPLSESASNTLKAKKNTGIIKRWSDRQPPSTEPCASGSSHSKSFDQLKCGQYLCSGDATDSVSVTSAGSSSSDVEEINISFIPESPDCQEKKRWYAPSVADGEAKPTVSSASPLLPALQFWESTSLSSLDTSGIGSGSSSASSSSVSSTPVTASRTHKRSVSGISSYSSLSLPLYNQQVDDCCIIRVSLAVDNGNMYKSILVTSQDKTPVVIRKAMAKHNLDGDRPEDYELVQIISEERELKIPDNANVFYAMNSAANYDFVLKKRGFSKGVKIKHGSSSTLPRMKQKGLKIAKGIF comes from the exons GCGGTGTCAGGCTGGAGGTGGCCGGCGAGAGCAGCCCCgtggtgctgcacagcttcaCGCAGCTCGACCCCGACCTGCCGCCGCTGGAG AGCTCCACACAGGAGATCGGAGAAGAGCTGGAGGATGGAGTGATCTACAGCATATCCCTCCGGAAAGTGCAGCTCCATCACACGGCCAACAAAGGGCAGCGCTGGCTGGGG TTTGAGAATGAGTCAGCCTTAAACCTCTACGAGACGTGCAAGGTGCGGACGATAAAAGCCGGGACCTTGGAGAAGCTGGTGGAGTACCTGGTCTCAGCCTTCAAGGGCAATGACTCCACCTATGTCACCATCTTCCTGTGCACCTACCGGGCCTTCGCCACCACCAAGCAAGTGCTGGACCTGCTGCTGAACAG GTATGGCAAACTCCACGTGCAGGCAAACGGGGACCACGCCAGGCACACTGTGGACGAGAGGATGGAGCTGAAGAA CACCATCTCCTCCATCCTGGGGGCCTGGCTGGACCAGTACTCAGAGGATTTCCGCAAGCCCCCCGACTTTGCCTGCCTCAAGCAGCTCATCTCCTACGTGCGCCACAACATCCCCGGCTCTGACCTGGAGCGCCGCGCCCGCATCCTGCTGGCCCAGTtccagcagcaagagcagagcGAGGCCGAGGCTGAAG CTGTGGACCATGGCAGCTGCACCTTCCAGCTGGTGGAAGAGAACGGGGTTGGGGATGGGAAGCCAGatttcctctccttctctccagAGATGGTGGCAGAGCAGTTCACACTGATGGATGCT GAGCTGTTCAAGAAAGTGGTGCCTTACCACTGCCTGGGCTGTATCTGGTCCCAGAGGGACAAGAAGGGCAAAGAGCACCTGGCCCCCACCATCCGTGCCACGGTCTCCCAGTTCAACAGTGTGGCCAACTGTGTCATCGCCACTTGTCTCGGGGACAGGTCCCTGAAGCCACAGCAGAGAGCCAAGGTGGTGGAGCGGTGGATCGAAGTGGCGCGG GAGTGCCGCATCCTGAAGAACTTCTCCTCCCTCCGAGCCATCCTCTCGGCCCTGCAGTGCAACGCTGTGCACCGGCTGAAGAAGACCTGGGACGAGGTCCTGCG GGAGAGCTTCCGCACCTTCCATGAGCTCTCGGAGATCTTCTCCGACGAGAACAACCACTCGCTGAGCCGGGAGCTTCTCATCAAG GAGGGCACATCCAAATTTGCCACCTTGGAGATCAACCCCAAGAGGGCTCAGaagcggcagcagcagcagcgagaGATG GGCGTGATGCAGGGCACTATTCCCTACCTTGGCACCTTCCTCACGGACCTGGTGATGCTGGACACGGCCATGAAGGATTTCCTGGAT ggTGGGCTGATCAACTTtgagaagagaaggaag GAATTCGAAGTCATTGCACAGATCAAGCTGCTCCAGTCAGCCTGCAACAACTACAGCTTCACACAGGAGGACCAGTTCGTGGAGTGGTTCCACAGCCTGGAGCGGCTCAGCGAGGCCGAGAG ctATGGGCTGTCGTGTGAGATTGAGCCACTGTCAGAGTCGGCCAGCAACACACTGAAGGCCAAGAAAAACACGGGCATCATCAAGAGATGGAGCGA CCGGCAGCCACCGAGCACCGAGCCCTGTGCCAGCGGCAGCTCCCACTCGAAATCCTTCGACCAGCTCAAGTGTGGGCAGTACCTGTGCAGTGGGGACGCCACTGACTCGGTGAGCGTCACCTCCGCCGGCTCCAGCAGCTCCGACGTCGAGGAGATCAACATCAGCTTCATCCCCGAGTCCCCTGACTGCCAGGAGAAGAAG CGCTGGTACGCCCCGTCTGTGGCCGATGGAGAAGCTAAACCCACTGTGTCCTCCGCatcccctctcctccctgccctccagTTCTGGGAATCCACCTCCCTCTCTTCCCTGGACACGTCAGGCATCGGCTCAGGCTCCAGCAGTGCCTCCTCCTCTTCCGTCTCCTCCACGCCGGTGACGGCCTCCCGCACACACAAGCGCTCGGTCTCCGGCATCTCCAGCTACTCCTCACTCTCGCTGCCCCTCTACAACCAGCAGGTCGACGACTGTTGCATCATCCGAGTCAGCCTGGCTGTGGACAACGGCAACATGTACAAGAGCATCCTG GTGACGAGCCAGGACAAGACCCCCGTGGTTATTCGCAAGGCCATGGCCAAACACAACCTGGATGGGGATCGGCCTGAAGACTATGAGCTTGTCCAGATCATCTCAGAGGAgagag AACTGAAGATCCCCGACAACGCCAATGTCTTCTACGCCATGAACTCCGCTGCCAACTATGACTTTGTGCTCAAGAAGCGGGGCTTCTCCAAGGGGGTGAAGATCAAGCACGGCTCCAGCTCCACCCTGCCCAGGATGAAGCAGAAAGGCCTGAAGATCGCCAAGGGCATCTTCTAG